Part of the Leptolyngbya boryana PCC 6306 genome is shown below.
TCAATCTGAGTTGGAAATTTTGTACATCCATCATCTTCAACCCACAACGAAATGAGTGTCATAGCACGTTCCTCAATAAACTACTAATTGGAATTAGATAATTCTATGAATTCTGGCAATAGCAACTGCTATACAATCTGTAAACAGCAATCACACATCTTGCAGTTCAGCGCTTGCTTGAAACCAATATAAGTAATTGCCGCTAACCTGTCGTCCACTTGAAGATGAAACTTTTGTACAGTCAGACGATTGATGCCTCAGTCCTACTCACAGTGGAGGTATAACTTCAACTCTAGTTGGAAGTTAGAGACATACCTCAAGCTAGACCGAGTTGCACCAGATGAGATCGTTATAATTGCCAGCATTAGCGCATCTCGAAATCGCGAATGGTTGCATCCAGCGCTGACAGATAGCCGCGGTCGTTGAGTGCTGATGCAGAAACAAGATTGTCATTGATTGCAGCTTGAACAATGTTTTTAGACGTGATACTACCAGAAATATATCTAGTCACCAGGACATTATAGCTATCACTGTCCTGGTTCTTAAGATATCCTCGGTAGGCTAGAAAGGCAAGGTCAACAGGACTGGTTTGAGTTGAACTACTGGGTCGTGCGATCGCAAGATTATAAGTAAGGTCGCGATCGCCACTAGGCTGCGCTTTGACAGGGTAAGCAATAAGCGCCGAGACCAACAGACCTAAAAGTGTAATTGATTTCATGATTTATCTCCTAAATTTGTGCTTGAAATACTCTAAAAACTCAATCGCTAACACCAGCTTGAAGCTTTAGCAATTTGGATTAATGTCGGTCTGTAATCTTCCTTGAGAATAAAGATTATGGAAAATTATGATCTTTCACAACTAGCACAGAGCAGTTGGCGTGATGAATCACATAGTTGCTAGTGCTGCCAGTGAACAATTCTGCGATCGCAGAGTGATCCTGCCGACCCAAAATAATCAAATCCGATGCCCACTGTTGAGCGACATTGCGAATCGTTCTCTCTGGACTGCCAACCTGATACTGATATTCAGTTGGAATCTTGAGATTTACCGCTTTTTGGTAGTATGTTTGAAGCCAATCCTTTGCTTGCTGAATCTCTACCTGCACCGCTTCTTCATAGAACGGCAGAGAAAATCCAGTATCATTGGGATAGATTCCGAACGTAGCACCCGATTCTACTAAAGGAGCAAATCTGGCAACATCTGCAAGACAATACAGGATTAGCAGATTTGCTTGCTCTTTTTTGGCTAAGTGCAATGCTCGATCGAACACCGTAGAAGTCACAAGAGAATGATTAATCGCAACCAAAATTCGTTTAAATTCCATTGTTTTCATCCTGAGTTGAACCGAGCAGTAACCTTCAAGCTTGCACCTTAGCTGTTACTGTTTTTTGCCTAAACTCAATGTTGAACCGAGCAGTAACCTTCAAGCTTGCACCTTAGCTGTTACTGTTTTTTGCCTAAACTCAATGTAGAGAATTGACTTTCTCATGTCGTCCACACAGAGTTGACTCTTTTAACCCATCAAGTGATTGAGGCAACAGTCCATCTCGAAGGGCAAGATTATTACTAACTCAAGTTGGAATCTAAATGTCAACTTGAGTACAGCCTACTGATCATCTTTGCTTCACAGCCGCGATTCTAAACTTTAGCAGTCATCAATAATGCTCCAGCGATAATTAGCAACGCGCCTAGGATTGATGAAATGCTGAAAGGCTCATCCAGAAAAAGTGCTGCAAAGAGAATCACGAATACCGAACTGAGTTTGTCGATCGACGCAACGAGCGAGGCTTGTCCTATTTGCAAAGCTCGAAAGTAAAAAAGCCACGATAATCCTGTTGCCGCACCCGATAGTACTAGAAAGATCAGAGAGCGATTCGACACAGACCCTAGCTGGCGCATTTCACCTTGAGTAATGACGATTACCCAAGCGATAACTAAAATCACAACTGTCCGAATCGCAGTTGCCAAATTCGAGCTAATTTCGGTAACACCAATTTTCGCAAAAATCGTTGTCAATGCTGCAAACACGGCTGAAAGTAGCGCATAAAACCACCAAACGGTGAACAGTTCCATTGGTTTTACAATACTGTGAACGTTTCAATCCTGGCACATTTTTTTTGCACAGGGTTGCTTGTCGATTGACGAGGTAATCTCCTGTGACATCGGCAATCTATCATTACTATGCTTTGCATCGACGTATTTAGCCTCGATCTCCGTCAGGTTGCCCGATTCATAGCGGCGCGGTCCGTCCGGTTGCATCCGCTGTCCAAAGCCTAATTCGATTTTCTCGATCGATTATGATTCATGGCATTCCGCTCCCAAACGATGAAGCAATGGATGTCCTGGATGGATGCACCATTCTATCCAGTAAATGTTCCAGAACAGCAGGCAAGTCTTCGCACAATCCTGTGTGAACTCGTGAGGTTTGAATGATCGTACTGCGAGGCGCAACCAGCCAGTGAAAGCGATCGCGTTGCGACAGTTGCCCGATTGTACCAGCAGCTTTCCCACCCTCACAAATCATTGAAATGGCGGCGAGATGTTGATGCACCATTTCGAGATCAAGCGTGGCATCGATCGCGCATAGTCGCGCCTCATCCACTTCAATCCGCGCCTGTAGAAATCTTCGAGTCGGACACGAGACAATCACGCCCACATTGACAAATTCTTCGCGCTCCACCTTGGGCACGACTCGAATAATCGCATAATCATAGGGCAAGGGATTGGGCACGGATTGCCTCCTCTAGGAAACCATGACGAAATTCTAATCGGGTCAGTAGATATTCAATATACGCTGTTCGATGCGAATTGCTCTCGCTGAAGGGAGAATCAGAGACTAGCCACGAGTCTGGAATCAAACGGATGATGGTTTCAATTACACTTGGAGTCAGTTGTTGAGCGAGTTTTGAGTCTACTGCTTCTAACTCAGTTGCAAACTGGGTAGTCCTAAACAGATAAGGATGCGTTGTAGTCATGAATAAAATACCAAATTGCTCCAATGTGATTGTCCAACTTCTTGGAGAACGACAACGTTTTTCGCACCAGTCGCGAGAGTCTTTGTCGTAAGGTGCAGTTGAAGCGTTCAATTCGATTGGTCAACCCCGTTTCCTTACCTACTGCCCGATGTCGTTTGCTGGGTAGCCCTGCCGCATAAGCTGACCAAAAGTCGGTATAGCAAACAGCACATTATCGATAGCCTGAAGGCAAGGATTGCCATAACGCTTTGGCTGCACGTTCTGAGCAGTCTCCAATGTGAACCCCGACAATCTCGCGTGTTTTAGCATCCATCGCTAACCACACCCACTGTTTGTTCCCTTGGTTGGACACGAACGACCATAACTCGTCGCACTGGATCGTTAATCGCCCCTTTTTTTAGCGCTGACGCTCACTTGTCGCGGCACAGCAGCATATTTGGCGTTCACGTAGCGTTGTAACCATAGCTCAGAAACCCCGACCACTCTCGCAATTCCTGCCAAGGACAGACGTTCTAACAGCAGCTTATCAATCAAGTCTTTGGTCGCCTGGTCAATCCGTTTGTTCTGCGGGTCTTGCACGAACTATCGTCCACAGTCCCGACACCGATAGTTCTGTTTGCCGTTATGGATCCTGCCATTTTTGACTGTATGTTTTGACTCGCAACTTGGACAAGAAAGCATGGCTGCGACACTAGAAAAGCTTAAACATCGCTTCTCATTCTATCCTTACTTGTTTAGGTCTACCGACACGCTCACGGCTTGTATGTTGAGAGTGAACTGATTTACAGTTCAAGAAACCAGGTGAATCTGTTCACGGCTGAGACGTTTACAGTCTGGTATGAAGATTAGATCCCTGGTTTTCTCGCTACAAGTTCGCTCTTAGGTTGGACAGTATCAGAGGTCAGTTCAATCGAACTTGAACCTGCATTGACAAGGATAACCAAGAACCTGTGGCATCATCGCACAAATCGTGAGGAGTTCCGACGAGATGAGTCAGTCGTATTTGGGTATTGATATCAGTAAAAGCAAGTTCCATGTTGCGTTATATGTGCAAGGCAAAGCAAAGAATAAGCCGAAGCTGAAAGTGTTGAAGAACGATGTGAGCGGGTTTGAGCAGTTGCAGCAATGGTTGAAGCAACAAGGAGCAAGCACGGTTCACGCCTGTTTAGAAGCGACCAGTACCTATGGAGAAGGCGTAGCAGAATTTTTGCACGAGCAAGGGCACACGGTGAGCATCATCAATCTAGCTCGCATCAAAGGATTCGTCATGAGTGAGTTATTGAGAACCAAGACCGATAAAGCAGATGCCCAATTAATCCTGCGGTTTTGCATGGCGCTACAACCCGAGCCGTGGCATCCCGCTGCGCCTGAAGTGAAGCAATTGCAAATGTTGCTCCGGCGATTAGAAGCATTACAGCAAATGGTCGTGCAAGAACGAAATCGATTAGAAACAGCAACACCAAAGTTACGAAAATCAATTCAAGCACATATTGACTATTTAGAACAAGATATTGAGTCAATCAAGCAGCAGATCAAAGACCACTTCAACCAACACTCAGGGTTAAAACAACAGCGGGATTTGCTAGTGTCCATTCCTGGCATCGGGGAACATACGGCTGCTATTCTACTCTCTGAGATTGTGCATTGGAGTTTGTTTGACTCCCCACGCCAGTTAGCGGCTTATGCAGGGTTAACGCCACGAGAACGAACGAGTGGGTCTTCAGTGCAAGGTAAACCTTGCTTATCTAAAGTTGGCAATGCTCGATTGCGAAAGGCATTATATCTTCCGGCGATGGCAGCAAAGCGATTCAATCCCCTGATTGCTGCCTTTTGTGAACGTCTCTTAGCTAAAGGCAAAGCCAAGAAACAGGTGATTGGAACTGCCATGCGGAAACTTCTACATCTGGCTTACGGTGTGCTGAAATCAGAATGTCCTTTTAACCCCAATTTTGCAATCGCTGAGACTTGACTTCCAACACAGTATCTTCATAGTAGCTGCTCAATCAACCTCATCATCAGTTATCACACCAACAGCAGTTTGATTCTAGTTTTTCTACTACCG
Proteins encoded:
- a CDS encoding universal stress protein, yielding MEFKRILVAINHSLVTSTVFDRALHLAKKEQANLLILYCLADVARFAPLVESGATFGIYPNDTGFSLPFYEEAVQVEIQQAKDWLQTYYQKAVNLKIPTEYQYQVGSPERTIRNVAQQWASDLIILGRQDHSAIAELFTGSTSNYVIHHANCSVLVVKDHNFP
- a CDS encoding EamA family transporter, with the translated sequence MELFTVWWFYALLSAVFAALTTIFAKIGVTEISSNLATAIRTVVILVIAWVIVITQGEMRQLGSVSNRSLIFLVLSGAATGLSWLFYFRALQIGQASLVASIDKLSSVFVILFAALFLDEPFSISSILGALLIIAGALLMTAKV
- a CDS encoding DUF3037 domain-containing protein gives rise to the protein MPNPLPYDYAIIRVVPKVEREEFVNVGVIVSCPTRRFLQARIEVDEARLCAIDATLDLEMVHQHLAAISMICEGGKAAGTIGQLSQRDRFHWLVAPRSTIIQTSRVHTGLCEDLPAVLEHLLDRMVHPSRTSIASSFGSGMP
- a CDS encoding IS110 family RNA-guided transposase; this encodes MSQSYLGIDISKSKFHVALYVQGKAKNKPKLKVLKNDVSGFEQLQQWLKQQGASTVHACLEATSTYGEGVAEFLHEQGHTVSIINLARIKGFVMSELLRTKTDKADAQLILRFCMALQPEPWHPAAPEVKQLQMLLRRLEALQQMVVQERNRLETATPKLRKSIQAHIDYLEQDIESIKQQIKDHFNQHSGLKQQRDLLVSIPGIGEHTAAILLSEIVHWSLFDSPRQLAAYAGLTPRERTSGSSVQGKPCLSKVGNARLRKALYLPAMAAKRFNPLIAAFCERLLAKGKAKKQVIGTAMRKLLHLAYGVLKSECPFNPNFAIAET